TTCCACCCTATGGGCATGGCGCATCACTCTATATTCGTCCGCTTTACATTGGCATCGGCGATAATCTCGGGCTCAAGCCTGCTTCGGAATACATTTTCACTATCTATTGTTCTCCCGTCGGCCCTTACTACAAAAATGGCTTTAAACCAATTTCACTTATGGTTTCAAGTTATGACCGCGCCGCTCCTCATGGAACCGGCAACGTAAAGGTTGGCGGCAACTACGCTGCGGGACTGATTGCCAGCCGCGAAGCCAAAAATGCCGGTTTTGACGATGCCATCTTCTTGGACGCGGCGACGCGGCGCTATATCGACGAAGCGGGAACATCAAATTTCTTCGGCATTACGGCAGATGGCACGCTCGTGACACCAGCCTCCAGTTCGATTTTAGAAAGTATCACCCGCATATCACTTACCGAAGTGGCGCTCTTTCTGGGTATGAACGTCGAAAGTCGTCCGGTTGCCCTTGAGGAATTGGGCACTTTTGTCGAAGCAGGATGTTGTGGAACCGCTGCGGTGGTAACGCCCATCGGGAAAATCACTTCAGGCGACCGTTCGTGGACGTTTGGTGATGGAATAAACGCAGGCGCACAAGTAAAGAAGCTCTACGATACGCTCATCGATATCCAAAACGGTAAAGAGCCCGCATTTGCTCGCTGGCTCACAAAAATGGGATAGGAGATTTTTTGAGTTTTACCCCACTAAAGCACGTGTCAGTCCTCTATGTTGAGGACGAAATCGACATCCGCGAACCTCTCGCTCGCTTCATTGCGAAGCGGGTGGGCGCACTGCACACCGCAGGCAATGGTGAAGAAGGCTGGGAGATGTTCCAACGTTTTTCGCCTGATATTGTTGTTACCGATATCCAAATGCCCTTTATGAATGGCCTTGATATGGCTCGTTTGATCCGTAACGCTGCTCCCGAGGTACCTATCCTGATTACAACAGCCTTCAGTGATTCCGATATGCTGTTGAAATCCATAGAAGTCGGCGTTGACCGGTACATCAAAAAGCCGCTACGCGCCAGTCAACTCATGGAACAGATAGAAAACATTGCCGCAAACATCGAGCGCAAGCGAGAACTGGAACGGAAAAATCGCCTGATAGAAGCGATCCTCGATAACAGTCCCGGCTCTATCCTGACGTTTGAAAAGGGCAAAATCAGCTACATGAACCGCGCATTACTGAATTACCTCGGCTTTACCTCTCTGGAAGAATTTCTGAAAGAGCACTCTACGCTTGATCCTTTTCTGGTAGAAAAAGAGGGTTCATTTTATAAAGGCGTCGCCATGCCTGATTGGGTGCGCCTCATCATGACCCTCCCTGACGAAGAATTCATCATATCCCTTGTGGGTCGCCACCAACTGAAACTTGATGCTCAGTCCTATATCGTGCGTGTCAGCGCCGTCCACGACTCTCCCAATATCTGTGGCTATGACGACACGATTATCGTATCGCTTTCCAACGTCACCACTCTGGAAATGGAACGTCGCAAATTTGAAGAACAAGCGATGAAAGATCCGTTGACAGGAATCTATAACCGGAAGTTCTTTTTTCAGGAGCTTGATCAGGAAATTGCCCGCTCCGGTCGCTTCCATGATCCATTTTCGGTGGTTATGTTTGATATCGACTACTTTAAGCGAGTGAACGACACCTACGGTCACCAAGTGGGCGACTCAGTTTTGAAAGAAGTGGTAGTGTTAACCCAAGGGGTCATTCGCAATTGCGATATTTTTGGCCGCTATGGTGGCGAAGAATTCGTTCTGCTCCTCCCGAACACGAAACGGGAAGGGGCGACTCATCTTGCTGAAAAATTACGTCGTGCTATCGAACAACATGAATTCGATTATATCGACAAATTGACCGTCAGCTTGGGTGTAACCTCATTTAGCGAAGACCAAAGAGACGCCAATGCGCTGATTAACAGTGCCGACACCGCGCTCTATCGAGCGAAGAATAATGGGCGAAATCGGGTCGAATACGTATAAGAGTGGGGCGAAAAGATTTTTCACCCCGCCGACGTTTTTACCCTTTAGCCTGCAACAATTTCTCCAACGACTCTGATGGGTGCAAATGCACATCGCGTTGTGGGAACGGAATTTCAATCCCCTGCTTATCCAGTTCGATTTTTACCTCTTCGAGGTAATTGAAGTAGAGCGGCCAGAAGTTTGCGGCGTCTGTCCACGCCCGCACCACAAAATTCACACTGCTGCTGTCTAAAGCATGTACTGCGATAAATGGTTCTGGATCTGCTTTGACCCGCTCATCCCGGTTGATCACCTCTTTCAACACCTCTTTGACACGCGTAACATCAGCGCGGTACGACACTCCGATAATCCACTCTACGCGGCGCTGCGGGTGCTGGGAAAAGTTGATAATGGAACCACCGATAACTTCGGCATTCGGCACCAAAATAGCTCTCCCGTCAGGGGTTTTCAGCTCAACATGAAACAAGGTCGTATTTAAAACGGTGCCGGCTTTGCCGCCGAAGTCGACAAAATCACCTATGCGAAAGAGCTTCAAAACAGCAATGAGAATTCCCGAAGCAAGGTGCGACAGTGAATCTTTCAGCGAAAGACCTATCGCCAAACCGGCAGCACCGAGCACCGCCAGTACCGAGTTGGTATTCACACCCAAATTACCCAGCGCCGCAATGACCACTACCACATGGCCGACAACCGAAACAAAATTACTCAGAAAACGAACAAACATTGGATCAAGACGTGTCCGCTCCAATAATACTCCGACAAAACTGGCAATACGTTTGACGACCCACCAGCCAATAATAAGTATTGCTAATCCGCCAAGTATTTTCATGCCGTACGCAACACTCATCGTTGCAATAAATTCTTGAATGCCATCCATAGTGATTTACGCTCCTTTTGTGATGTAGCTCCAGTAGAAACCGGGCAATCCAGCGACTGCGGGGTTGACAAAGAAGCCATAGGCTGTTTTTTCGATACTTCGAGCGACCGCATCGCGCAGCTCCTCCGCAATATTCTGAAAACGAAGCTCTTCCGGCAAAGCCAGACGTGCCGTTGGCTCTTGGGCGAGTAGGCGCTCTATTTGACGATCATTTTCCGACTGAAACAGCGAGCACGTGCTGTAACACAGCAACCCGCCCGGAGCAAGCATCCGGAAAGCGTCGTCAAGGAGTGTCGGTTGCAATGCAGCATACCGCTCAATAAGCTCACGGTTTTTTGTGTATTTCCCTTCGGGGTGCTTGCCAATAACACCAGTACCACTACAGGGAACGTCAAGTAAAACACGGCTGAAAGAACACGGTTCAAACGGGAGCAACTTCCCATCCGCAATGCAGAGCAGCGGCGCCGTGCGATTCAGACGTTCCGCCTCGCTCCGCATGGGACGCAGGCGTGGTAAGTCAACATCGCTCGCTACCAATAAAGCGGGTTGCTGCTGTGCCAACCACAAGCTTTTCGTTCCGGGCGCAGCGGCAATATCAAGCACGCGATCGAGCGCTGTCACCCCGAAATGGTTCAACGCGACAAATCCTCCGGGCGAAATAACTGCTCCCCCTTCGGCTAAAAACGCCGTCAGGCCATCGACCGGAATCAAAGTATTGTTGAGATACCCCGTAATCCGCTGCGGTTGATTCATCTGGTGCAAGAGCGCTTCAAAATCATCAGGCCTTTCCTGCGCAAGATCAGCAACAAACCATTCGGGGTAGCTTTCATTAAGCATTGTGCGCAGAATAGTATCTTTCCCTTTGTACGCAAAGTGCGCCTCCGTTTTGCGGTACTGCGTCAGGTTGCGCAGGACACCATTGATGAATGTTTTTTCATCAGGACGGCGGCACAACGCGTGTGCATCGCCCACCACGGCGTAATCGGGCGTCTGCATATAGTAGACACGGTAGGCACTTACCAGCAAAATAGCGCGCAAGTAGGGATCAACCTGCTCCAGCGGACGGTGACATGAGGCGGCTACAATGCGATGGACCAGTTCGAGTTTACGGAAAATGCCGCTACCAAGCTCCTTCACCCATGCGCGATCCGGTGGCGCAACTTTTTCTTGAAGCCATTTGAGCGAAATGGGTTCGCCATCAAAGAAACGGACGAATTCTTCAATAAAAAGTCGTAGCGAAGGTTTAGGCGTTGCAGTTGGC
This genomic interval from Chrysiogenes arsenatis DSM 11915 contains the following:
- a CDS encoding branched-chain amino acid aminotransferase is translated as MSTANMIKANLDWANLGFQYRDTGWRYRAKLTDGVWHEEANPTKDMVISEGSQAINYGQQCFEGMKAYTTINGDVVVFRPDMNFARLNQSAARLLMDPIPEEIFMGGLQKLIDHNLAYVPPYGHGASLYIRPLYIGIGDNLGLKPASEYIFTIYCSPVGPYYKNGFKPISLMVSSYDRAAPHGTGNVKVGGNYAAGLIASREAKNAGFDDAIFLDAATRRYIDEAGTSNFFGITADGTLVTPASSSILESITRISLTEVALFLGMNVESRPVALEELGTFVEAGCCGTAAVVTPIGKITSGDRSWTFGDGINAGAQVKKLYDTLIDIQNGKEPAFARWLTKMG
- a CDS encoding GGDEF domain-containing response regulator; translated protein: MSVLYVEDEIDIREPLARFIAKRVGALHTAGNGEEGWEMFQRFSPDIVVTDIQMPFMNGLDMARLIRNAAPEVPILITTAFSDSDMLLKSIEVGVDRYIKKPLRASQLMEQIENIAANIERKRELERKNRLIEAILDNSPGSILTFEKGKISYMNRALLNYLGFTSLEEFLKEHSTLDPFLVEKEGSFYKGVAMPDWVRLIMTLPDEEFIISLVGRHQLKLDAQSYIVRVSAVHDSPNICGYDDTIIVSLSNVTTLEMERRKFEEQAMKDPLTGIYNRKFFFQELDQEIARSGRFHDPFSVVMFDIDYFKRVNDTYGHQVGDSVLKEVVVLTQGVIRNCDIFGRYGGEEFVLLLPNTKREGATHLAEKLRRAIEQHEFDYIDKLTVSLGVTSFSEDQRDANALINSADTALYRAKNNGRNRVEYV
- a CDS encoding mechanosensitive ion channel family protein: MDGIQEFIATMSVAYGMKILGGLAILIIGWWVVKRIASFVGVLLERTRLDPMFVRFLSNFVSVVGHVVVVIAALGNLGVNTNSVLAVLGAAGLAIGLSLKDSLSHLASGILIAVLKLFRIGDFVDFGGKAGTVLNTTLFHVELKTPDGRAILVPNAEVIGGSIINFSQHPQRRVEWIIGVSYRADVTRVKEVLKEVINRDERVKADPEPFIAVHALDSSSVNFVVRAWTDAANFWPLYFNYLEEVKIELDKQGIEIPFPQRDVHLHPSESLEKLLQAKG
- a CDS encoding RsmB/NOP family class I SAM-dependent RNA methyltransferase, with product MTTPTTPTATPKPSLRLFIEEFVRFFDGEPISLKWLQEKVAPPDRAWVKELGSGIFRKLELVHRIVAASCHRPLEQVDPYLRAILLVSAYRVYYMQTPDYAVVGDAHALCRRPDEKTFINGVLRNLTQYRKTEAHFAYKGKDTILRTMLNESYPEWFVADLAQERPDDFEALLHQMNQPQRITGYLNNTLIPVDGLTAFLAEGGAVISPGGFVALNHFGVTALDRVLDIAAAPGTKSLWLAQQQPALLVASDVDLPRLRPMRSEAERLNRTAPLLCIADGKLLPFEPCSFSRVLLDVPCSGTGVIGKHPEGKYTKNRELIERYAALQPTLLDDAFRMLAPGGLLCYSTCSLFQSENDRQIERLLAQEPTARLALPEELRFQNIAEELRDAVARSIEKTAYGFFVNPAVAGLPGFYWSYITKGA